In one window of Tubulanus polymorphus chromosome 3, tnTubPoly1.2, whole genome shotgun sequence DNA:
- the LOC141901552 gene encoding protein tyrosine phosphatase domain-containing protein 1-like — MSYVDINSYVLEDIDWESDGVKAVLAKKKPKAKYGKLSEKLRKNIPEETLCAMFCGGKTCKYCDPPGYYTDEQMTIKGLYSSWVTENILAMSRPSTRLMKEYDIIKQFKEAGISSIINLQTPGEHFNCGDPLELSGFSYNIEDFMDEGIFFYNFGWPDYGVANPDTLLDMVRVMQFAVSEGKVAIHCHAGLGRTGVLIAVYLIFNNRMSAGEAIQYIRTKRKGAIQTKRQIDAIKAYGIYLKPFRIIYSDCATDDFTLYQYLMRQKHMLHGFEARRLKHIPKIIYVCCERLLELAHRGRRLKSHANDSDTLKLIREVAPKAFNNSPSSGATMMNGLKRAQSCDDKLSSADSDNNSLLPLPTATGRAGSTNDIYKLSANLTLNDESDTGSSFGDDKNTDEDGLRTDDDGDESSDPESAGIESVIRSLVTVNHTDDVKQIVHDYKISLNTCDSAWQTLSHENNPSVLSLLIWDWLDQLREPIISFQDLNLISAHVDEPLAGIQRLERASQHTTEYLVNFVTRLLPLDEEHEDSIMMRLMSVLTQQNVYGNRGDAFHCPSLTKSSRVMKSEMQQKTIKFFYLLLDALETKLQQRKMKRRASLSETNQ, encoded by the exons ATGTCTTACGTGGATATTAATAGTTACGTATTAGAGGATATTGATTGGGAATCTGATGGAGTTAAAGCAGTTTTAG CCAAGAAAAAACCGAAAGCGAAATATGGAAAACTCTCAGAGAAATTACGTAAGAATATTCCTGAGGAGACGCTGTGCGCAATGTTCTGCGGGGGTAAAACGTGTAAATACTGCGACCCACCGGGATATTATACCGACGAACAGATGACTATTAAAGGTCTCTATTCGAGTTG GGTGACTGAGAATATTTTGGCGATGTCGCGACCGAGTACGAGATTAATGAAAGAATATGATATCATTAAACAGTTTAAAGA AGCTGGAATCAGTTCAATAATCAATCTACAAACTCCTGGTGAACATTTTAACTGCGGTGACCCTTTAGAACTATCCGGATTCTCTTATAACATCGAGGACTTCATGGACGAAGGAA ttttcttcTACAATTTTGGTTG GCCTGATTACGGAGTAGCTAATCCTGATACATTGCTCGATATGGTTAGAGTCATGCAGTTCGCTGTTTCTGAAGGCAAAGTAGCGATTCATTGTCACGCCGGTCTAG GACGGACGGGAGTTTTGATAGCGgtttatttgatattcaatAATCGTATGTCCGCAGGTGAAGCTATTCAATACATTCGAACAAAAAG GAAAGGGGCAATACAAACAAAGAGACAAATAGATGCGATAAaagcttatggaatttatttaAAACCATTTCGGATAATTTATTCCGA TTGTGCTACTGATGATTTTACGTTGTACCAGTATCTAATGAGACAGAAACACATGTTACATGGATTTGAAGCTCGACGGCTGAAACACATTCCAAAG ATAATCTACGTCTGCTGCGAACGTCTGCTCGAACTGGCTCATAGAGGGCGCCGGTTGAAATCTCACGCTAACGACAGCGATACGTTGAAACTGATTCGAGAGGTGGCTCCGAAAGCTTTCAACAATTCGCCGTCGTCGGGGGCGACGATGATGAACGGGTTAAAACGCGCTCAGAGCTGCGATGACAAACTCAGCTCGGCTGACTCCGATAATAACTCATTGTTACCGTTACCGACGGCGACGGGACGCGCCGGTTCGACGAACGATATTTATAAACTATCGGCGAATTTGACCTTGAACGACGAAAGCGATACCGGGTCGAGTTTTGGCGATGATAAAAACACGGACGAGGATGGATTACGTACGGATGACGACGGCGATGAATCTAGCGATCCGGAATCGGCAGGAATCGAGTCGGTGATTCGTAGTTTAGTTACCGTGAATCATACCGATGACGTTAAACAAATAGTGCACGATTATAAA ATCTCTTTAAACACGTGTGACAGCGCATGGCAGACGCTATCTCATGAAAACAATCCGTCCGTTTTGAGTTTACTAATCTGGGATTGGTTAGATCAACTACGG GAACCGATTATCAGTTTTCAGGATCTGAATCTAATTTCTGCTCACGTCGATGAACCATTAGCCGGAATTCAACGTTTAGAAAGA GCGAGTCAACATACGACTGAATATCTAGTCAACTTCGTAACACGGTTATTGCCCCTCGACGAGGAGCACGAGGATTCCATCATGATGCGATTAATGTCCGTTCTAACGCAACAGAACGTCTACGGTAACCGCGGCGACGCGTTCCACTGTCCATCGCTGACCAAATCGAGCCGCGTTATGAAATCTGAAATGCAACAGAAAACTATCAAGTTTTTCTACCTGCTCCTCGACGCTCTCGAGACGAAATTACAACAGCGTAAAATGAAACGTCGCGCTTCGCTTTCAGAAACTAATCAATAA